CACGCTGCCGCTCCTCGGGCTCCTCGGCGTCGACCGCGGGCTGGAGGTGACGGGGCATGCGGCGGTCGAGCGGCTGGGCTGACGACCGCGGATCGGCCGCCCTGGAGTTCATCACCGCCGGCGTGCTGCTGCTCGTGCCGCTCGTGTACCTCGTGCTCGCCCTGTCGGCCGTCCAGGGCGCGGCGCTCGCGACCGAGGGGGCCGCGCGGCAGGCGGCCCGCGTCTACGCGCGCGCGGACGACGACGCGTCCGGGCGCCGCGAGGCCGCGGCCGCGGTCGACGTCGCGCTCGCCGACCAGGGCGTGGCGCCGGACGGCGTCGCGCTCGCCATCACGTGCGCGCCGGATCCGCTGCGCTGCCACGCCCCGCGCTCCCTCGTGCACGTCTCGGTGCGCGTCGCTGCCCGGCTGCCGCTCGCCCCGCCCGTCGCGGGGCCCGACGCCCCGGCCGCCGTCGCGGTGAGCGGGAACGCCGACGAGCGCATCTCCGTGTTCACCCGGGGGAGCCGGTCGTGATCGGTCCCGCCCGACGCATCCGACCGCCGTCGCGGCCGGCGGCCCGTCCGCCCGCGGGCGACGAGGGCTCGATCCTCCTGCTCGTCATCGCCGCGTGCGCCCTCGGGCTCGCCGTGATCCTCCTGGTCGCCGCCGCGTCCTCGCTCTACCTCGAGCGCGTCCGGCTGTTCTCCCTCGCGGACGCGGCGGCGCTGGCCGGCGCCGAGTCCTTCGACGTGGACGGGGCAGGCGGCGCGACCGCGGGGGACCTCGTCGACGACGGGGGCACCCCGCACCCGACCCTGACCGAGGACGGCGTGGCGAGCGCAGTGTCGGGCTTCCTCGCGGAGGAGCCGACCGCGGGCCTCCACGACCTGCGCGTGGACGCCGCCAGCACCCCGGACGGTCGCAGCGCGCGGGTGACCCT
This is a stretch of genomic DNA from Clavibacter zhangzhiyongii. It encodes these proteins:
- a CDS encoding pilus assembly protein TadG-related protein, yielding MIGPARRIRPPSRPAARPPAGDEGSILLLVIAACALGLAVILLVAAASSLYLERVRLFSLADAAALAGAESFDVDGAGGATAGDLVDDGGTPHPTLTEDGVASAVSGFLAEEPTAGLHDLRVDAASTPDGRSARVTLSAAWAPPVASLLVPDGVRIDVTSTARSVLGGPGGAAPGPAGGG